The Gossypium hirsutum isolate 1008001.06 chromosome D02, Gossypium_hirsutum_v2.1, whole genome shotgun sequence region ACAAAAGATTAACTCAAAGCTATGTGAATATTATTGTCTTTGTTTAAACTAAAAGCTAAATAGTTCAAAACATCCCGTTCACTTATTAGCTAAGTAAATTTGATAATACTTCACTAAGTTACCTCTCCTAATTGAGTGTTTTTCCAATACTTTCTTTCGTGTAGGGGATGGTTGGAAATTAATTTTAcaaacatgtttaattattactTTTCATGCCAAAAACTAAATgcgtaatatatttattttatagttaaattgTTATTGAATTTTGTACTCCTAATTCGcgatatatttctttcaaatatgtttatattattcTCTTTTTTAGTTGTTTATAATCATTACATGTCTATACACATTGTTGGGATTAGTTTGCAAGATTTTTAGGATAGCTTCAAGAGGTTTGTAGgtattttcaaactatttttctataattttgtttcaaactatttttaggatAGTTTCATGCACATAAAATTTGCTtataatgaatttatttatcttattttaggTTCCGTTTGTTTTAACGTAAAAATTTTTATGGAAATATTTTCAATGTAGAATAGGATGGTCAACATAAAATGTTTTCCAGTCAATGTAAAATTACCCCCTTACTCTTGTAAAATGTCTTACCAAAATTTTTTTCCGTAAGATATATTTCAAACTAATAAGGCTCTATTCATTGTAAAACCCCCATACTCAACCCAAACATTGGTTCAAAGCACCGAGATGTTACATTCTCTACTACATTCTTCATCTATCAAATATTTCTTATAAACTTtcataattttagaatttagtccctttttatcgtaaaagttcaatattcaataattaatcatattaaatcaattttctttcttgttacactttaatcacataatttatctcaatattTTGTTTCAgatatcaaatttctatgtatttgacttctATTATTTCACCCACATACTTTCTCAAGTTTAATAATTTAGTCTTTgtcataataaaattttcatatttttccacaatttcacttttacaatactttatgcatatttcatcatctcataacacattcattaaacttttatcataatttctttattcacatattaaattgtttcacacttaaacttttgtgcaaattttcaatttagtccctattgccatGCAATTTGTTTTTCACCATATAAggattttaatcaaataattcattataatatcttatttcgcATAACAAACTTTCGTGCATATAACTTCTCTTgcttcaattataaattttacaaagtttacaatttaatccttagcatcgtgaaaattcattatttactataatttcacctTAATATCACTTTGTAATCAATACATTACTTATCATAAATcttaaatgtatatgtttttttcattgaaaaaattttttatgaaatattttcaggaaaattGCCAAACAATAGAAAATACCTCTTGCTtctattataaattttacaaagtttacaatttaatccttagcatcgtgaaaattcattatttactataatttcacctTAATATCACTTTGTAATAAATTCATTACTTATCATAAATcttaaatgtatatgtttttttcactgaaaaaaattttatgaaatattttcaggaaaattGCCAAACAATAGAAAATACTTTACATAGATTCAttcaaacaccaaaaaatattagcttttccagaaaagtaagtcattttctagaaatcattttcaggaagccatttcaaatgaaataaacagaGCCTTACTTCAACATATTGGTTTGGTTAAGTCAtgttttcatgcaaaattttGACATAGATAAGcttttcaagaaattttttttcttcaattaagtgatatctttcttgatttttttgaacATCCTTTCCAATTGGAATAACTTTAAACTTTGATACCAAACTTTTTAaagctttttaaaatttatttcaattggtattaatttaaatttgcatatgttaattatttattaaatacttaTTGACTTGCATGTATTCTTGTTGACTTCCTCTTCATTTGCTTAAATTCTTTTGACTTGGTATCAATTTCCCACGTGCatttcatttctattattttcttgGGATTGTTTTTTATGACAAATAACGAAGTCATAAAAATCTTTTTAATAGATTTGCAGTATACCTTTATTTCTAATGTGTTTATATGCAAATCTAAGTCATGCAATGTATATTTCATGAGATATATTGCTTATTGCATAATGTTGTAATTAGATTTCattccaaaattgttttattggTATATTCATTTTGTTGAAATTCATCTTCTTACTTATGTGTATGTACATTAGATTGCGCATGCTTTAAATGGACTATAACTTTGCATATCAATGTGTTATCACTTTGCtctttattctttttataatGCTTTTGTAAGACCACTTGTTCAACCCGATCCTCAGGTTTGAGCTACATGATGCTACATTCGTTGCTGGAACAACTACAACAAATTTCAATACATTTTAATCATTTCAACATGCTTACTTGTATAAGACACATTTCAATATGATGTAAAATCATTTTCGGGTCTTATACGAGCATAAAAAAGCTCTTTTACTAACCCGAGGTTGGttaaggacttaattgaaaagtTTCCAAAATCTATGAGTTGACGTTGTGACATCAAAGTTTTCATGTCGTGACATCATTAGTCAATGAGTTACGTCACGACTTCAGAAATTTTGACACTGCGACGTCACTCACTATCAATCTATGTCGTGATGTTGGGGACTTGTGGTCGTAATGTCGCCCCTGTTTTGGCAAAATCACATTGACACATATTCAATGCTTCCAACCAAACACAATTCATTACACTCATGCATATACTTATTTCATCAATATTATATCATGCAAAATCAAGCTTGTAACACCTTTGATAACAACTACTTAAATGGAATAAAACTAATGttcaaaacataaacatattcAAGCCTTTTACCAACTTAACTTGCCAAATTACTTCACTATGCAAACCTTGACATGTATAACTTATGCAAGCTTGAAATcatcaaaccaaatggcaccaaacatgaccaaaaccatgcatcaatttggCCATATATCAAGCTTAAAATGCAAACACAACCTTAgctaaaaatacaatattaacaTTCACATTAAGATGATCATTACATGACACAATGACCCTGTATACATGCCACAACTTTAGGAACCAAAATGAATATAATTCTACCGTCTCAGTGATAGTGTGTGATCCACACTGATCCAACTCTGTTAGTTCCGCAAGTTGGAGATCTACAAGTAGGAGAAACAACTAAAGTAAGCATTTAGATGCTTAGAAACTTCAAATGGGCACTACAACACCCACCTTGTTTGTAGGTGAGCATGTTACAACCAAAAGTTAGACATACATTTAGCTAGCACATGGCACTCTAAGTCACAACAAAGTGTACACTAGAATCATAGTATTTATATGCATTAAATATGATAGAAGTAACTCAAACATGTCCAATTTGTACCATTTCAAATAGGTTCTTCACCAATTCATCTACTTTCATTAAGATCATTACCAGTTCATAATATATCATCAATTTACAAGATCAAGCCATTTCTATTTGAATCCTATATCATAATAACATATCAAATTGGTTCAATTTCCTTTTTCTGATTTTAGGATCCATTATTTTCAATGTTTTGCCCAATGGAACCCTAGTAAAACGAACTCGAATACATAGGTGAACCACACCACACCAAATAGCTCATAGGAGCTTGAACTATAGCACACCAGGGCACCAAAGTGCGAATCTCGTAAGCATCAAATGTATAAACATTTTCAGTTACATCCCTCCACTACACCAAAGTCTCCGAAGAGTCAAATAATGCTCGATGACCTGCAACAAATGCTGGATCTCGATATGACCTATTATAATCTCCATATCATCACATATCCCATACAAGCGTGCATAtgaccctattggcatgtcaattgtatcctaacCCTTTAATAAGTTCACATAGGCATCAATTATTCATATTTGCATTATCATACCCTATAATCATTCATATTCACATGTTCACACCCTGTAATTATCCACATTTACATATCATAGCCTGTAATCGATCACATTTGCATTTGCACTTCCTATAttaattcacattttcatattcataCCCTATACCATTTCATAACAATCATCaatattatttcatttcaattcaattcaattccattttaTTTTCTAGCCATGTATACCAACTTAATCAACATTTAAAGTCATATTCAAGCATAGTTACAATGAAATAGACACAACCATACATATAACATAAAGAAGGGTAGTaagtttcatatgaacttaccttttcAAAACACAAAACAGATGGATTCTTCAGGGACTAATCCATAATTTTTGCCTTTCCCCTATTAGCTCTactttgatccaattcttgatttatacaaatattttatataccAAATCAATACCATACATTATCACACAATTTTATGAGATGCATGATtctaaataaattcattttttattttccaaatattttacattttattcaatttagtccctgaattcGGGATATGCATAACTTTTGATTCTTAGCTTcggattaaaatttgatttcaaatactctcattagggaccttatactttctatttctagcataatttcatgaaaaattttacatttattcaatttggtccctaatgttacAAAACTAACAAACAAGCTTAactaactttacaatttagtcattttcacaatCTAAACTCaatatctatcaatttcaagattaattaatcaattaatcaaCATGGAAActtgctaaaattttaaaaattgatcaaggtacatgggctagctaaatcaagctcccataatccaaaatctataaaaattacatgaaaaaggGTTTGTTTACCTTGAATTTTGCTTGTTGGAATGTTATGAAAGCTTTGAAGTTTTCTTTGGTTTTCAACTATGGTGGATGGTTAAAAGatagagaagaagaagatgattctTAGCTTCAGATTAAAAATTGATTTCAAATACtctcattagggaccttataatttctatttctagcataatttcatgacaaattttatatttattcaattggGTCCCTAATGTTACAAAACTAACAAACAAGCTTAactaactttacaatttagttattttcaCAATATAAACTCaatatctatcaatttcaagattaattaatcaattaatcaaCATGAAAACTtgctaaaattttaacaattgatcaaattggtacatgggctagctaaatcaagctcccataatccaaaatctataaaaattacatgaaaaaggGTTTGTTTACCTTGAATTTTGCTTGTTCGAATGTTATGAAAGCTTTGAAGTTTTCTTTGGTTTTCAACTATGGTGTATGGTtaaaagatggagaagaagatgataaattatttcacttttataatttagtaccTGAGctttaattaagtattttatcGGCTAAATTATTCGACCGTTcctcaatatatttttatattaactccataaatattcctattttatatttacggACTCAGTTTATGAAAATGAGATTCTGAAACTATAtttttcggtaccactgaaaatCGAATCATTACAACTTTGATtgttttttataaaactttaagtgggagaagaaaagagaaaactcaCATatgctttaatatatatatttttaacatgcaaatgttaatattttgtattcatttcatttatataatatttattaaatattgtttTCTCTAATTGCATATACCTTGAATTGATTTTATTAAGGGAATCCATGTTTTGGAAATGTCTAAATGATTTGTAGGTATTTCAAAATgcaaatttctcttaaatttttgttatataaaaaaagaaagatttttagCATTCATTTATAAAGCTTTtgatataataacatttaagatattttttttcatattattcctCAAGTCTTTTATgttggaaaacaaaagaaatatctTGGTAAATATTTTAAGTGTTACaaatactcaaaaacatgttCTCAAAATGAAACGTTTTTTACCAAATGTTTTTGAGTTGATTCTAAgttgttttaaaatgtttttaaaacattataaggtaataaagaaaatattaCAATATCTTCATGGAGTAAATGTTACATGCTCACTTATAGATGAAATGATTCATTAAGGCGTTGTTGGATATATTGATTCTAATTTCATTGGTAGTTGGAGTTGTATCATGGAAGAGTACAAAACAAACTATCACAACTACTTTTACTATTAAGGCAATATTTATTACATGAGCAATCCAattgagaatttttattttaggatTTAGAATTATTGGTTATGTATTAagatttatgaaattattttgtgatAACTTAATTGTTGTTTGCTTCTCTAAAGGCAACAAGTGCTCTAGTAAGCAAAAACACTTTAAGATAACTTATTGTTAGAGAAAGGGTGTGTGTGAAATAGAAAGTGTCCATATAACACTCACCTAATGGTTATAGACCCTTAttcaaaaaagaaagagagaaaatggTTATACACTCATTAACTAAGAATTTGGCCTAAAATGCATAATGTGCATGTGTCCACTACTAGTCCAACTAATAGTTTTAATTGGACACATGAAAGCTTGTTCTTGTCTACTTGTGCTCATTATATGTGACAAAAATATTGTGGTGTTTTGACATTAGAGTTAGGACCTTATGGAACATGAATATAAGTGTAcattgttcatcttcttcctcattaTGATTTGTCTAGATAAATACTATTATTGTGATGCATAGAAGGaattatatttgtaatgataTAAAACCACCATGATTTTTAGTAGttacttatttaattaagtaTAGTTTGATCATTATAGTAATCAAAGTGCCTACATCAAAAAAGACTTATTTGACCATTTGGCAAAGTGAGAGAATGTTGGAATTTGTGGCCTTTATGGgtacataaaatattattgagGGGATTTTCAATCTCTTGGGGAGACGTGGTACCCATCCTACCAATTCAACCCATATATGCTATAGGACATGGGTTCAAATCTCACCAAacacaaaatgtgaaatttgcatGATGGGTAAAGGTGCTTTCCTTTCATGAACTCGACACAAAATTTTGATGGAGGCAAGAGACAAAGTTTAGGGTTAAAATTGAGCATAAACAGCCTAAGCCAAATACTAAACATGCTAAGAGTGACTCACAACTTCTTATTAATAGGTGAAAAATCCCTTCAACAACTATGTTGACCAAAGTCATGTACTATATTCTTAGACATTAATAGGTACATTGACTAAAATCATATATCTTTAAAGTACATATATTGAATTTTAGTAGGTACATTAACCAAATTATGCATCTTTAATGACTAATTAATCTCTTTGGATTAACTGTAtcacattaaaataattaatgtacTTGTACATTTATATACCAAAGGAGGAAGAATAGGCATCTACATTAACAAggtgatgttttatggaagaataatgtgtaaatgttaagggtttaatttttaaaattaagactaaattgacataatatatAAACGTTAAGGGTTTAAATTGttattatgctaattttaaaaattacacgTCAACTTCTCAATAATCATTTATCAACCgatgattgaaaaaaaattaaataattaaataattattttataacttttaataattgaatgataaaaaaatttcctAATAATTGGATATctcaattcaattaattatcggaagaATAATACATAGATGCGGATGTAAAAGAATAAATGAGGGTGCACTGCACTGTGCTCAAAATAAAAGCAGAGGAGGCGAAGCGATTAGTCTGTCCGAGTCTGACTCTCTGATTAGTCAAAAATActaaagatgaaaagaaaaaaagtaatacTCACATGCAGCAATGCTTAATATTACTCAACCCGcaccacacatttcatttgtttGGCCACGTGTACGGTCCAAATTCTTAATCAACCCCGGAATCACTACAAGGATCATGAtcaaaatccaaaaacaaaaacCCAGAAAGTAAGGGGTTTTATTCACTCTAAAAAAACTCATCATCTTTCCCATGAGGTGGCAATTCGGGAGACAACGACACTTTTGGCAACCTTTTCTTGTTTCCTGGAAACCGAGTATATAGCGAAAAGGAAAGGGAGAAAAACCCCAAAACCCTCCCAATCCATTCTCTCCTTTTCGTTTTTACTTACACTTCGACTACCAACTTTAATGAGTTTTTCTTGGACATGGAAAACGACAACAATACAAACAAAGAAAATGTTTTCTTGGGCTTTTAATTTCCCAAGCTGAACTCAGATAAAAGAGAACAGCTTTCTCATAAATATACTTTCTCGGCTCCTTTTTATCTAGTTGAagaaaagctttttttttttcctttgagtGGTGGACTACCGGTTCTCCGCCCTGAAACAGCCATGGGGGAAACCGGTACAGTCCGGTTCCCTGGAAACCTTGACCCGTCAGCACAAGAATTTTGGCCCGCCCAAAACGTAGTTTGCCAACCCCAATTTCCTCTCTACAGACCTCCCCAACTTTACTACCCATACGCTGCGTCTCCAACGGTACCGTTTTGCAGCGGCGGCGTACCGCAGTTCCATGCTGCCCTGCCTCTACATGCACCTGTAGCTGTACCTGCACCAACTCCTTTCGTCACTACGGCGTCCATGGTGGTTGCACCGCAGCTGCCACTTCCACCTCCGACGGCGGCGGCGTCGAGGGCTTTGGTTTTGACGTTGGTTCCATGCGATGTGAGCGAGTCAAAGGTGAGGAAAGAATTGGAAGTGTTCGGGGAAGTACGCGGGGTCCAGATGGAAAGGGTCCGAGAAGGGATCGTGACCGTCCATTTCTACGACGTGAGATATGCGGAGAAAGCGTTGAAAGAAATACGCGAGCAGCACATGCAAGAGCAAGCCAGGGTTCGAGACCAGTACACTGCGGCTGCTACCGGGTGCGAACCAGGTGTGTCCAATGCGTGTGTTCCACTCCCTTCTGCGCGTGGACTCATAGCCGGGAGGCCTGTCTGGGCCCACTTCACTATTCCGGCAAGCAATGCTGTCCCTGAGGGGAATAATCAAGGAACTGTTGTGGTGTTCAATTTGGACACCGCCGTTTCAATTTCTCAACTCAAAGACATTTTCCAAGCTTATGGTAAGTTTCGGTTCATTTCTTGTCTTTTATGTTCGCTTGCTTTGTTTGGGTTTTTGTTGTTCAATCTATTTTGTTTTGCTCCTTGGGAAGGGGGGTGTTGATACTTTGATTAGCAGTCAAAGATATTTTCATGCTTTGTTCAAAATTTTGCAACCTGGTTTGTTGTTTAGGCCCAGTGAAGGAACTGAGAGAAACACCATTGAAGAAACACCAAAAGTTTGTGGAGTTTTATGACGTAAGGGATGCAGCTAAGGCTTTGAGAGAAATGAATGGAAAAGAAATTAATGGGAAGCAAGTTGTAATTGAATTTAGTCGACCCGGAGGATATAGCAGGAAGTTCTTCAATAGTGATAACAACGTTAACAAAATTAACGCTTTTACAGCTTTCACTGATAAATATAATCCCCATACGAGAAATCCCAAGTACTCATCttctcccccacctcccccgccGCTGCCTCGTAAATTCTCTGCTAGATTTTCTTCCAACGATATACCTCGTTCTTTTCTTCCTCGAAACCAATCGCCTACTGTGAAACCTTTGAATTCTAGTAAAGGAAACCCTAATATGAATAATGACAGCAAGTGTTCCGTTGTTGAAACGGCAGTGGTTGAAGACAAGGTCGGGAGCAGCGGAGGTCCAAAAAAGACTGTAAAGAAGAACCAAAGCAACTCATCAACGGTAGCTAAGCACAACCAGCAGCTGTGTCGGGGCAGGCCATGGAAAGGTAGACAGTCGAAGAAATTTGATCCTCGTTTCCTTATAAGCGAAGATGCCATGGTGGGATCTGATTCTAAAGATTCCAGGACCACTGTCATGATCAAGAACATACCCAACAAGTATAGGTTGGTCTTTTTCACTAACTACCACTTAAAAGTAGCTAATAAAATGATTGCATTTTCGGTTTTTTGTTGGAAATTCGGGGaagttttcatcttttaattttgcATGTTGCAGTCAAAAATTGTTGTTGAACATGTTGGACAATCACTGCATTCACTGTAACGAGCAAATAGCTGAGGACGACGATCAGCCTTTATCTTCCTACGATTTCGTCTACCTCCCCATcgattttaagtaattttctttccttttcttccttttttattattatctcaaTTTGTAAGAGCATTGCATaattcattaacaattttttggtTTAAACAAAACAGCAACAAGTGTAATGTAGGGTATGGATTTGTGAACATGACATCTCCGCAAGCAACATGGAGGCTTTACAAGGCATTTCATCATCAACATTGGGAAGTTTTCAACTCCAGAAAAATCTGTGAAGTAACTTATGCGAGAgttcaggttttttttttcttcgttTTCTTTCTTCTAATATTTTCATTTGTTGGATCAAATTAAAAGTATAAGATTGATTGTTGGTTTAGGGATTGGAGGCGTTGAAAGAACATTTTAGAAACTCAAAATTCCCATGCGAAATGGAACACTATCTACCAGTTGTATTTTCGCCACCTCGAGACGGAAAACAACTGACTGAGCCACTTCCTATAGTTGGTCAAAAGCAGCAATCCCCCAACAGTGGTCCCTCAGCCAAAGACAATGAAGAAGACGAAGATGATTATGATCACTACGACCATAGCGGTGATGAGAGTTGTAACGAAAATCCGCTTGCTGATGATGATAATACTGCAAATTCTGCTCAAGAAGAAAATAATGTCAACAGTATCAGTCATTTAAAATACTGGGATTCCGATGATACGGATGACCAGCACGACGAATTCCCTCAGCAATCACTGTAGCCTAAggccaaggaaaaagaaaaaacaagaaaaaaggaTTGTAGCTGTTGTAAGCATGAACAGTAGTGAAAAGGTTAAAACGCTGAAGCAAATATTATCTGTCTGTGATTTTTCTT contains the following coding sequences:
- the LOC107909741 gene encoding protein terminal ear1 isoform X1, translated to MGETGTVRFPGNLDPSAQEFWPAQNVVCQPQFPLYRPPQLYYPYAASPTVPFCSGGVPQFHAALPLHAPVAVPAPTPFVTTASMVVAPQLPLPPPTAAASRALVLTLVPCDVSESKVRKELEVFGEVRGVQMERVREGIVTVHFYDVRYAEKALKEIREQHMQEQARVRDQYTAAATGCEPGVSNACVPLPSARGLIAGRPVWAHFTIPASNAVPEGNNQGTVVVFNLDTAVSISQLKDIFQAYGPVKELRETPLKKHQKFVEFYDVRDAAKALREMNGKEINGKQVVIEFSRPGGYSRKFFNSDNNVNKINAFTAFTDKYNPHTRNPKYSSSPPPPPPLPRKFSARFSSNDIPRSFLPRNQSPTVKPLNSSKGNPNMNNDSKCSVVETAVVEDKVGSSGGPKKTVKKNQSNSSTVAKHNQQLCRGRPWKGRQSKKFDPRFLISEDAMVGSDSKDSRTTVMIKNIPNKYSQKLLLNMLDNHCIHCNEQIAEDDDQPLSSYDFVYLPIDFNNKCNVGYGFVNMTSPQATWRLYKAFHHQHWEVFNSRKICEVTYARVQGLEALKEHFRNSKFPCEMEHYLPVVFSPPRDGKQLTEPLPIVGQKQQSPNSGPSAKDNEEDEDDYDHYDHSGDESCNENPLADDDNTANSAQEENNVNSISHLKYWDSDDTDDQHDEFPQQSL
- the LOC107909741 gene encoding protein terminal ear1 homolog isoform X2; amino-acid sequence: MGETGTVRFPGNLDPSAQEFWPAQNVVCQPQFPLYRPPQLYYPYAASPTVPFCSGGVPQFHAALPLHAPVAVPAPTPFVTTASMVVAPQLPLPPPTAAASRALVLTLVPCDVSESKVRKELEVFGEVRGVQMERVREGIVTVHFYDVRYAEKALKEIREQHMQEQARVRDQYTAAATGCEPGVSNACVPLPSARGLIAGRPVWAHFTIPASNAVPEGNNQGTVVVFNLDTAVSISQLKDIFQAYVVEDKVGSSGGPKKTVKKNQSNSSTVAKHNQQLCRGRPWKGRQSKKFDPRFLISEDAMVGSDSKDSRTTVMIKNIPNKYSQKLLLNMLDNHCIHCNEQIAEDDDQPLSSYDFVYLPIDFNNKCNVGYGFVNMTSPQATWRLYKAFHHQHWEVFNSRKICEVTYARVQGLEALKEHFRNSKFPCEMEHYLPVVFSPPRDGKQLTEPLPIVGQKQQSPNSGPSAKDNEEDEDDYDHYDHSGDESCNENPLADDDNTANSAQEENNVNSISHLKYWDSDDTDDQHDEFPQQSL